In the Kaistella sp. 97-N-M2 genome, one interval contains:
- a CDS encoding cbb3-type cytochrome c oxidase subunit 3, with protein sequence MIPQNVKDILANGENVGLLQTLSMIFFLIFFLGIVIWVFSRSKKHYEEEANAPLEDDIDDRNL encoded by the coding sequence ATGATACCTCAAAATGTTAAAGATATTTTAGCGAATGGCGAGAATGTTGGTTTACTGCAAACATTATCGATGATCTTTTTTCTTATCTTTTTTTTAGGAATCGTAATATGGGTTTTCTCCCGCTCGAAAAAACATTATGAAGAAGAGGCAAATGCGCCGTTGGAAGATGATATCGACGACCGAAACCTGTAA
- the ccoN gene encoding cytochrome-c oxidase, cbb3-type subunit I yields METQKFSYDNSIVRAFLYATVVFGLVGFLLGLTAALMLFYPELPEFFFGTDDATIASLRSGNLQGLINTHGAFGFGRIRMLHTSAVIFAFVCNGFFAGAYYSLQRLLKTRMYSDTLSWIHFWGWQLMIVAVVITFLMGINTSKEYAEHEWPIDILITVVWVIFGINMIGTIFIRRVRHLYVAIWFYLGTWVAIAMLHIFNNLEVPLSFTGWKSYSAYAGVKDALVQWWYGHNAVAFVLTTPVLGLMYYFLPKAADRPVFSYKLSIIHFWSLIFVYIWAGPHHLQYTAIPGWAQALATGFSIMLIAPSWGGMLNGLLTLRGAWDKVRENPVLKFFVVAVTCYGMATFEGPLLATKTLNKIGHYTDWVIGHVHIGALGWNGFMTFGMIYYLLPIMWRTKLWSVKLANWHFWLGTLGIIFYAVPLYIAGFTQGLMWKQFNPDGTLLYKNWLDTVTAIIPYYQMRFVGGLLYISGAILMCVNVVATVRNGSFQKNVPAEAPPLAVTTKKRKEGEGFHLWLERTPILLTVLSFVAVAIGGFVEIVPTLTIKENVPTIAAVKPYSPLELEGRDLYIREGCNACHSQMIRPFRDEIVRFNGKNGQYSKAGEFIYDRPFLWGSKRTGPDLHREGGKNPSSWHYKHMLNPRVTSAGSIMPRYPWLIARDLDRSQMVDKIKLMKNTFDVPYTQAQIDSADTWADNQASFIVKQIYAEAADVKQAYTERKAQEGANFTPLEKKEIIALIAYLQRLGTDIKTTEIQTASTN; encoded by the coding sequence ATGGAAACACAAAAGTTTAGTTATGACAACAGTATTGTGCGCGCGTTTCTCTACGCAACCGTAGTCTTCGGGCTTGTAGGGTTTTTGCTGGGGCTTACTGCTGCGTTGATGCTATTTTATCCCGAACTTCCTGAATTTTTCTTTGGAACAGACGATGCAACCATTGCCAGTTTGCGAAGCGGAAATTTACAGGGTCTTATTAACACCCACGGCGCATTTGGTTTCGGCCGAATCCGGATGCTGCATACCAGTGCGGTAATTTTCGCATTCGTTTGTAACGGATTTTTTGCCGGAGCGTACTACTCCTTGCAAAGACTCCTGAAAACAAGGATGTACAGCGATACGCTTTCGTGGATTCACTTCTGGGGATGGCAACTGATGATTGTTGCGGTTGTTATTACTTTTTTAATGGGGATCAACACCTCAAAAGAATATGCAGAACACGAATGGCCAATTGATATCTTAATCACTGTTGTCTGGGTTATTTTCGGAATTAATATGATCGGAACAATCTTCATCCGGAGAGTCCGACACCTTTATGTCGCCATTTGGTTCTACCTTGGAACCTGGGTTGCTATCGCTATGCTTCACATTTTCAACAACCTGGAAGTTCCTTTGAGTTTCACAGGATGGAAATCTTACTCCGCGTACGCAGGGGTAAAAGATGCATTGGTGCAATGGTGGTACGGTCACAATGCCGTAGCGTTTGTATTAACGACACCAGTTTTAGGTTTGATGTACTACTTCTTACCAAAAGCTGCAGACCGACCGGTATTTTCTTATAAATTGTCGATTATTCACTTTTGGTCCTTAATATTCGTCTACATTTGGGCAGGACCTCACCATTTACAATATACCGCGATTCCAGGCTGGGCACAGGCTTTAGCTACCGGCTTCTCCATTATGCTCATCGCACCATCTTGGGGTGGAATGCTAAACGGACTTCTGACCTTGAGAGGAGCGTGGGATAAAGTGCGGGAAAATCCGGTATTGAAATTCTTTGTTGTAGCAGTTACCTGTTATGGAATGGCGACGTTCGAAGGACCTTTATTGGCAACAAAAACTTTAAATAAAATTGGTCACTACACCGACTGGGTGATTGGTCACGTTCATATTGGCGCTTTAGGATGGAATGGTTTTATGACCTTCGGGATGATTTATTACCTTCTTCCAATCATGTGGAGAACCAAACTTTGGTCTGTGAAATTAGCCAACTGGCATTTCTGGCTGGGTACTTTAGGAATTATTTTCTATGCAGTTCCCCTCTACATCGCCGGCTTTACACAAGGATTGATGTGGAAACAGTTTAATCCAGACGGAACCTTACTTTACAAAAACTGGTTGGATACGGTTACTGCGATTATTCCTTACTACCAAATGAGATTTGTTGGAGGTTTATTATACATTTCCGGAGCAATCCTAATGTGTGTGAACGTTGTAGCAACGGTAAGAAACGGATCCTTCCAAAAAAATGTTCCTGCAGAAGCCCCACCTTTGGCAGTAACCACGAAAAAAAGAAAAGAAGGAGAAGGTTTCCACCTTTGGCTGGAAAGAACTCCGATTTTACTAACCGTATTATCCTTTGTGGCAGTAGCAATTGGTGGATTTGTAGAAATCGTTCCTACGCTTACCATTAAAGAGAATGTACCAACCATCGCCGCGGTGAAACCTTATTCGCCACTGGAGCTGGAAGGAAGGGATTTATACATTCGTGAAGGTTGTAATGCCTGTCATAGCCAGATGATCCGACCATTCCGGGATGAAATTGTAAGATTTAACGGGAAAAACGGGCAGTATTCAAAAGCGGGCGAATTCATCTATGACCGTCCATTCCTTTGGGGATCTAAAAGAACCGGACCCGATTTGCACCGGGAAGGCGGTAAAAACCCAAGTTCATGGCATTACAAACACATGCTGAATCCAAGAGTAACTTCTGCGGGTTCCATTATGCCAAGATATCCATGGTTAATTGCACGGGATCTGGACCGAAGCCAAATGGTCGACAAGATCAAACTGATGAAAAATACGTTTGATGTTCCGTATACACAGGCTCAAATTGATTCTGCTGATACGTGGGCCGACAATCAGGCCAGTTTTATCGTAAAACAGATTTATGCTGAAGCGGCCGATGTGAAACAGGCTTACACGGAAAGAAAAGCTCAGGAAGGTGCTAATTTTACGCCACTTGAGAAAAAAGAAATCATCGCCCTGATTGCATACTTGCAAAGACTTGGAACGGATATTAAAACAACGGAAATTCAAACGGCAAGTACTAACTAA
- the ccoS gene encoding cbb3-type cytochrome oxidase assembly protein CcoS encodes MDILYLMILCSVLLAVVFLVIFIVSARSGQFEDDESPAVRILLDSEIIKEKAETEKKTDIHSEEKSD; translated from the coding sequence ATGGATATACTGTATTTAATGATTCTCTGCAGCGTTTTATTAGCTGTTGTTTTTCTGGTCATTTTTATAGTAAGTGCAAGAAGCGGCCAGTTCGAAGACGACGAATCTCCGGCAGTCCGCATCCTTTTGGACTCGGAAATCATTAAAGAAAAAGCCGAGACAGAAAAAAAAACCGATATACATTCAGAAGAAAAAAGTGATTAA
- a CDS encoding heavy metal translocating P-type ATPase metal-binding domain-containing protein — translation MSENCYHCGQIIAKERISFDEKIFCCNGCKSVFEILNINNLGNFYELNKRSGIRPNEDNISQFDYLDTPEIFNNVTDFSEGNTSLVTFKIPVIHCSSCIWLLESLHTLNENINYSQVNFTRKNVQISFNHNELKLSDLAKFLTNLGYKPVINLETADKKEETFDKTLVIKLAIAGFAFGNGMFFSYPEYAADIMGTTDYYWENYKHLFRFIMFLLATPVVFYSASDYFKSAWFGSKNKIVNIDVPIVLGILMLYGRSIYEVLTNYGAGYFDTLCGLLFFMLLGKLFQKRTYSALSYDRDYKSFYPIAVTKVDFAGKQENILLSDLRIGDRIMVRNQEIIPVDAILINGEGNIDNSFITGESASIPKKAGDKIFAGGKQVGSALELEVIKTVNQSYLTQLWNKEAFKKYETGLDTLTNEISKYFTFIILGITLIAGIYWAQIDFEKMFQVVAAILIIACPCALALSAPFTFGHVMRILGRNKFYVKDTLTIEKISKIDTLVFDKTGTITHHKKSNINFEGNEMAEFDLKNIKSLLKNSNHPLSKSLYEFLAMEDEYFPVENFREIPGKGYEAEVRGNLYRIGSAKLVGLDSKNLETAVHISRNEVYLGKYIFENEYREDLNALFKTLSDHKIHILSGDNSSEELKLRAMIPNVTGMAFNQSPEDKLNYIKHLQDANQKVAMFGDGLNDAGALKQSNVGIAVADDTNSFTPSSDVIMSGEKLVGFEKYLKFCKDAMSIVKITFAISFMYNIIGLSFAVTGHMSPLFAAILMPISSISVVAFTSVATWWRSAKYFKINN, via the coding sequence GTGTCGGAAAATTGTTATCATTGCGGTCAGATTATAGCCAAAGAGCGAATTTCGTTCGATGAGAAAATATTTTGTTGCAACGGGTGCAAATCGGTTTTTGAAATACTGAATATCAATAATTTAGGTAATTTCTATGAGTTGAACAAACGCTCCGGAATTCGGCCTAATGAGGACAACATTTCGCAGTTCGATTATCTCGACACGCCGGAAATTTTCAATAACGTTACCGATTTCTCCGAAGGCAATACCAGTCTAGTTACTTTTAAAATCCCTGTCATCCACTGTTCTTCCTGCATCTGGCTTTTGGAAAGTCTGCACACGCTGAATGAAAACATTAATTATTCCCAAGTCAATTTTACGCGGAAAAATGTACAGATTTCCTTCAATCACAACGAACTGAAGTTAAGCGATCTCGCCAAATTTCTTACAAATCTGGGTTATAAACCCGTGATTAACCTGGAGACCGCCGATAAGAAAGAAGAAACTTTCGACAAAACCCTGGTCATAAAACTCGCGATTGCGGGATTTGCGTTTGGGAACGGCATGTTCTTTTCCTATCCCGAATATGCCGCCGATATCATGGGAACAACCGATTATTATTGGGAGAATTACAAGCATCTCTTCCGCTTTATCATGTTTTTACTCGCGACGCCCGTGGTTTTCTATTCCGCTTCGGATTATTTTAAATCTGCCTGGTTTGGTTCAAAAAATAAGATCGTGAATATCGACGTTCCGATTGTTCTTGGAATTTTAATGCTTTATGGCAGAAGCATTTATGAGGTTTTAACCAATTACGGTGCCGGCTATTTCGATACTTTGTGCGGCCTTTTATTCTTCATGCTTTTGGGCAAACTTTTCCAGAAAAGAACCTACAGCGCGCTTTCTTACGACCGCGATTACAAATCTTTCTATCCCATTGCGGTTACAAAAGTCGACTTCGCGGGAAAACAGGAAAACATTTTACTTTCAGATCTCAGAATTGGCGACCGAATTATGGTCCGAAACCAGGAAATTATTCCGGTGGATGCGATTTTAATTAACGGCGAAGGAAATATCGACAACAGTTTTATCACGGGCGAAAGTGCTTCGATCCCAAAAAAAGCGGGCGACAAGATTTTTGCGGGTGGAAAACAGGTTGGTTCTGCCCTGGAACTAGAAGTTATTAAAACGGTGAACCAAAGCTATTTAACGCAGCTGTGGAACAAAGAAGCCTTTAAAAAATACGAAACCGGACTTGATACTCTGACGAACGAAATCTCAAAATATTTCACCTTTATTATTTTAGGAATTACACTGATTGCGGGAATTTACTGGGCTCAAATCGACTTCGAGAAAATGTTTCAGGTGGTCGCAGCAATTTTAATTATTGCCTGTCCGTGCGCCTTGGCATTGTCTGCACCCTTTACTTTCGGTCACGTTATGCGGATTTTGGGACGAAACAAATTCTATGTAAAAGATACCTTAACCATCGAAAAGATCTCCAAAATTGATACTTTGGTTTTCGATAAAACAGGCACTATTACACACCATAAAAAATCGAACATCAATTTTGAAGGTAATGAGATGGCGGAATTCGATTTGAAAAACATCAAAAGTCTCCTCAAAAATTCCAATCATCCCTTATCGAAATCGCTGTACGAATTTTTAGCAATGGAAGATGAATATTTTCCGGTAGAAAACTTCCGGGAAATCCCCGGTAAAGGCTACGAAGCCGAAGTGCGCGGAAACCTTTACAGGATCGGCTCGGCGAAACTGGTTGGCTTGGATTCGAAAAATCTGGAGACTGCAGTTCACATCAGTAGAAACGAAGTTTATTTAGGAAAATATATTTTCGAAAATGAGTACCGCGAAGATCTCAATGCCCTTTTCAAAACCCTTTCCGACCATAAAATTCATATTTTAAGCGGCGATAATTCTTCCGAAGAACTGAAATTGAGAGCAATGATTCCAAATGTTACCGGGATGGCTTTTAACCAAAGCCCCGAAGACAAACTGAATTATATTAAGCATTTACAGGACGCAAACCAAAAGGTGGCCATGTTTGGCGATGGCTTAAATGATGCCGGCGCTTTAAAACAAAGCAACGTTGGCATTGCCGTGGCGGATGATACGAACTCATTCACGCCTTCGTCCGATGTCATCATGTCCGGGGAAAAATTGGTCGGTTTCGAAAAATATTTAAAATTTTGCAAAGATGCGATGAGCATTGTGAAAATAACCTTCGCCATCAGCTTTATGTACAACATCATTGGACTCAGTTTCGCGGTTACGGGGCACATGTCGCCGCTGTTTGCCGCCATTTTGATGCCGATCAGTTCGATCAGTGTTGTGGCTTTTACCTCGGTGGCGACGTGGTGGAGAAGTGCTAAATATTTCAAAATCAATAATTAA
- a CDS encoding Crp/Fnr family transcriptional regulator → MSLEKQNLIEESLQKVFNEDSFKVTLSADDFQKYLAALQSLHFNKGETIFEDGDTPKGVFFIKKGTAKLSKQGVYGKEQILRFIKEGDLIGYRSLLCGENLQAKGEAMTEVEATFLPADIFLHLLEVDPKLSFVMLQKIAFELGESSNTVTFLAQKTVRERLAEILLLLEQKLGTDPEGFIKISLTREEIANIIGTATESAIRLISEFKQDGLIEVEGRNIKIVHHEKLRKLGHVLP, encoded by the coding sequence ATGTCCTTAGAAAAACAAAACTTGATCGAAGAAAGTTTGCAGAAAGTTTTTAACGAAGATTCCTTCAAAGTTACGCTTTCCGCGGATGATTTTCAAAAGTACCTTGCCGCTCTCCAAAGCCTGCATTTTAATAAAGGCGAAACCATCTTCGAGGATGGCGACACCCCAAAAGGCGTTTTTTTTATAAAAAAAGGAACGGCAAAACTGTCTAAACAAGGTGTTTACGGAAAGGAACAAATCCTGCGTTTTATTAAAGAAGGCGATTTAATCGGCTACCGTTCTTTACTTTGCGGCGAAAATTTGCAGGCGAAAGGAGAAGCGATGACGGAAGTTGAAGCAACTTTTTTACCGGCGGACATTTTTCTGCATCTTCTGGAAGTCGATCCCAAACTGTCCTTCGTCATGTTGCAAAAGATCGCTTTCGAGTTGGGCGAATCTTCTAACACGGTAACCTTCCTCGCCCAGAAAACCGTTCGCGAAAGGCTGGCGGAAATATTACTTTTACTGGAACAAAAACTCGGCACCGATCCCGAAGGTTTCATTAAAATTTCCTTAACTCGGGAAGAAATCGCCAATATTATCGGAACAGCAACCGAAAGTGCGATCCGCTTAATTTCGGAATTCAAACAGGATGGTTTGATCGAAGTGGAAGGACGCAACATCAAGATCGTTCACCACGAAAAGCTTCGAAAACTTGGACACGTGCTTCCATAA
- the panB gene encoding 3-methyl-2-oxobutanoate hydroxymethyltransferase: MSVHSEIKKITTETLRKMKFDKEKITMLTAYDYTMAKMVDAGGVDAILVGDSASNVMAGFETTLPITLDHMIYHAQCVVRGVDRALVVVDLPFGSYQSNPEKALESAVRIMKESEAHAIKLEGGREVEKSIKKIVNAGIPVMGHLGLTPQSIYQFGTYRVRAKEDEEADKLLKDAKLLQDLGCFAVVLEKIPAALAKQVSESISIPTIGIGAGPDCDGQVLVYHDMVGMNKDFSPKFLRRYLDLYTEITGAVSQYVKDVKSADFPNQTESY; the protein is encoded by the coding sequence ATGTCTGTACATTCTGAAATAAAAAAAATAACCACCGAAACTTTGCGAAAAATGAAATTCGACAAAGAAAAGATCACCATGCTTACGGCATATGATTATACCATGGCAAAAATGGTCGACGCAGGTGGCGTTGATGCCATTTTGGTGGGAGATTCTGCGTCCAATGTGATGGCAGGGTTCGAAACCACGTTGCCCATTACGCTGGATCACATGATTTACCATGCGCAGTGCGTCGTTCGCGGCGTGGATCGCGCTTTGGTTGTGGTAGATCTGCCTTTCGGAAGTTACCAGTCTAACCCCGAAAAAGCGCTGGAATCTGCGGTAAGGATTATGAAAGAATCCGAGGCGCACGCCATTAAACTCGAAGGTGGCCGCGAAGTTGAAAAATCCATCAAAAAGATCGTAAACGCCGGGATTCCGGTAATGGGACATTTGGGTTTAACACCGCAGTCTATTTACCAGTTCGGAACTTACCGCGTTCGCGCAAAAGAAGACGAGGAAGCCGACAAATTACTGAAAGATGCTAAGTTGCTTCAGGATTTAGGATGTTTTGCGGTGGTTTTAGAAAAAATTCCGGCGGCTTTGGCGAAACAGGTTTCCGAAAGCATTTCCATTCCAACCATCGGAATTGGCGCCGGACCCGACTGCGACGGGCAGGTTCTTGTTTACCACGATATGGTAGGCATGAACAAAGATTTCTCTCCAAAATTCTTAAGACGATATCTCGATTTATATACCGAAATTACGGGCGCAGTTTCACAATACGTGAAAGATGTAAAATCCGCCGATTTCCCTAACCAAACAGAAAGTTATTAA
- a CDS encoding SDR family NAD(P)-dependent oxidoreductase, with amino-acid sequence MKKAIVIGGTSGIGYELAKILLSNNYKVCITGIENDFINDLKNSAQKNLEVQYLDCLENNPSQKIREFTEQLGGLDLLVLSAGIGNLNRNRGFTAENNANKLNVLAFTEIADYSYRFFENKGDGHFIAITSVSGHFGSCVAPAYHAAKSYQMVYLEGLRQKARRARCQKKSVYVTDIRPGFVATRMTQGKKMFWASSPEKAGRQIYKVIKNKEEYAYVTKRWSMIAFILKVLPKWVRVRF; translated from the coding sequence ATGAAAAAAGCGATTGTAATTGGCGGAACTTCGGGAATTGGGTACGAGCTCGCCAAAATTCTTCTTTCAAATAATTACAAAGTTTGCATCACAGGAATTGAGAACGATTTTATAAACGACCTGAAAAATTCTGCACAAAAAAATCTGGAAGTTCAGTATTTGGATTGTCTGGAAAATAATCCCTCCCAAAAAATAAGGGAGTTTACAGAACAGCTGGGTGGTTTGGATTTGCTCGTGCTGAGCGCCGGCATCGGAAATCTAAACAGAAACCGCGGTTTTACGGCAGAAAATAATGCCAACAAATTAAATGTGTTGGCTTTTACCGAAATTGCTGATTACAGTTACAGATTCTTTGAAAACAAAGGTGACGGACATTTTATCGCGATTACCTCCGTCTCGGGACATTTCGGGAGCTGCGTTGCACCGGCGTACCACGCGGCAAAATCTTACCAGATGGTTTATCTGGAAGGTTTAAGGCAAAAAGCAAGGCGAGCCAGATGCCAGAAAAAATCAGTTTATGTAACCGATATCAGACCCGGTTTTGTCGCTACACGCATGACGCAGGGAAAAAAAATGTTCTGGGCATCATCTCCCGAAAAAGCCGGACGCCAAATCTATAAAGTCATCAAAAATAAAGAAGAATACGCGTATGTAACCAAGCGATGGTCTATGATCGCCTTTATTTTGAAAGTCTTACCAAAATGGGTTCGGGTACGGTTTTAA
- a CDS encoding heme-binding domain-containing protein: MKTLKTILYWFLILIAVIQFIPVNRINKPIDQKVNFITVFGTPANVQAILRKGCYDCHTTETVYPDYAYVAPISWTIKNHVNEGREHLNLSDWGNLNKDLKKNMLENSVKSVKDYSMPLPAYITKHPKANLTKAERTLLANYFEEILLSGKY, translated from the coding sequence ATGAAAACTCTGAAAACAATCCTTTACTGGTTCCTGATTTTAATTGCAGTGATCCAGTTTATTCCGGTGAACCGAATTAATAAACCCATTGATCAAAAAGTAAATTTCATTACCGTTTTTGGAACGCCCGCGAATGTTCAGGCTATTTTAAGGAAAGGCTGTTACGACTGCCACACCACCGAAACTGTTTATCCGGACTACGCCTATGTGGCGCCCATTTCGTGGACTATTAAAAATCATGTGAATGAGGGCAGAGAACATCTCAATTTGTCGGACTGGGGAAACCTAAATAAAGATCTCAAGAAAAACATGCTCGAAAACTCCGTGAAATCGGTGAAGGATTATTCGATGCCTCTGCCGGCGTACATTACCAAACATCCAAAAGCCAACCTGACGAAAGCAGAAAGGACTTTGCTGGCGAATTATTTTGAGGAGATCCTGTTATCGGGGAAATATTAA
- a CDS encoding Ig-like domain-containing protein — protein MKKIIFLFLFTALLFSCARVGSPVGGAKDTIPPQVVSTNIDTTRVNVPRDIKQLRIDFDEYITLRDINKQLIISPPLKKMTKIIPSGMANKYLLIQWEDTLQANTTYNFNFGNAIVDNNESNPLQYYNFAFSTGDKIDQLYISGELKSPIADKKAEETNLVVGLFQEKDSMDYRQKPYYITKADPDGYFELNYLSPGEYRILAFEDTNENSVFDAGKEKVGFQKDKITLDKSISGLNINLFPSRKPLKYVEMKETPGGVLMTFEGNPQEVKVLSLNEKLQDYKVTQAPKSDSINIWFDAKKLNLGTETSENLKFSYDDGIKQDTVSLFYRYNAKNEMTLTNAKGNLLAPNRDFTIESNYFIDKIQPEKWSLVSDSIQQDFTAQISAKNPYEIHIQSNFKEGNKYSLTVPKESVSSFYDSTLKSYRFDFESDKTENYGTLFLTLENAPTQKFWFQLLNDGGSVVYSRYSTENTIVFKSLKPGKYQPRILVDNNENGIWDSADFGTQTFAEDVYVFSKTIEIRPLWEIRETWNLKPDAESSATGATSSEVLQVPPTSAEVPKKP, from the coding sequence ATGAAGAAAATTATTTTTCTTTTTCTCTTTACGGCGCTTTTATTTTCCTGCGCGCGCGTTGGATCGCCGGTTGGCGGGGCCAAAGACACCATTCCTCCACAGGTGGTAAGTACAAATATCGACACCACCCGCGTAAATGTTCCACGCGACATTAAACAACTTCGAATCGATTTTGATGAATACATTACGTTGAGAGATATTAATAAACAGTTGATCATTTCGCCGCCGCTCAAGAAAATGACGAAGATCATTCCCTCCGGGATGGCCAACAAATACCTTCTGATCCAGTGGGAGGACACGTTGCAGGCAAACACGACTTATAATTTTAATTTTGGAAATGCCATTGTAGACAATAACGAAAGCAATCCGCTTCAATATTACAATTTTGCTTTTTCGACGGGCGATAAAATTGATCAGCTCTACATCAGCGGTGAACTGAAAAGTCCCATCGCCGATAAAAAAGCGGAGGAAACAAATCTGGTTGTCGGTCTTTTTCAGGAAAAAGATTCGATGGATTACCGCCAAAAACCGTATTACATTACGAAAGCAGACCCGGATGGTTACTTCGAACTGAACTATCTGTCGCCGGGCGAATACCGGATTTTAGCTTTTGAAGACACCAATGAAAATTCTGTTTTCGACGCCGGAAAAGAAAAAGTAGGTTTCCAGAAAGATAAAATTACCCTGGATAAAAGTATTTCGGGGTTAAACATTAATCTTTTCCCCTCCAGAAAACCTTTGAAATATGTGGAAATGAAGGAAACTCCAGGCGGCGTTCTGATGACCTTTGAAGGCAATCCACAGGAGGTGAAGGTGCTTTCGCTGAATGAAAAACTACAGGATTATAAAGTAACGCAGGCACCGAAATCCGACTCCATTAATATTTGGTTTGATGCAAAAAAGCTGAACTTAGGAACTGAGACGAGTGAAAATTTGAAATTCAGTTATGATGATGGCATTAAACAGGACACCGTGTCGCTTTTCTATCGGTATAATGCAAAAAACGAAATGACCCTTACAAATGCGAAAGGAAATTTACTCGCGCCCAACCGTGATTTTACTATAGAATCTAATTATTTTATCGATAAAATTCAACCCGAAAAATGGTCTTTGGTTTCCGACAGTATTCAGCAGGACTTTACGGCGCAGATTTCGGCGAAAAATCCCTACGAAATCCATATTCAATCCAACTTTAAAGAAGGTAATAAATATTCTTTAACGGTGCCAAAAGAAAGTGTTTCTTCCTTTTACGACTCGACTTTAAAATCCTACCGCTTCGATTTTGAAAGCGACAAAACCGAAAATTACGGAACTTTATTTTTAACCCTGGAAAACGCACCAACACAGAAATTCTGGTTTCAACTCCTCAATGATGGTGGCAGCGTTGTTTACTCGAGATACAGTACCGAAAATACCATTGTGTTCAAATCTCTCAAACCCGGCAAATATCAACCGCGAATTCTGGTCGACAACAACGAAAACGGAATTTGGGATTCTGCAGATTTTGGAACGCAAACTTTTGCGGAAGACGTGTATGTTTTTTCTAAAACCATCGAAATTCGTCCCTTGTGGGAAATCCGTGAAACCTGGAATCTTAAGCCCGATGCGGAAAGTTCGGCAACGGGCGCGACGTCCTCGGAAGTATTACAAGTACCGCCAACTTCGGCAGAAGTGCCTAAAAAACCCTGA